In Zingiber officinale cultivar Zhangliang chromosome 11B, Zo_v1.1, whole genome shotgun sequence, a single window of DNA contains:
- the LOC122034162 gene encoding GATA transcription factor 9-like, translating into MLAGDRALEAGDNSVIDELLDEFLNEEAEKAPGLAAACNSTDFFSATGEDSFSDFLLDDVGTFLTDDYTPPSSVLYNQMDYSSMVAAECRASLKANFSGDHFDLSMKDAISGGLDVPNDDLQWISSIFDEASFFSGENIQKTPTISAGVDENSDSRSQAAESEVSHPELGIRKPGSKRRNDDSPISTLDWELGVQYENSKAANIMTTLKKRKAACGAAAAASEGRRCLHCQTDKTPQWRSGPEGPKTLCNACGMRFKSGRLVPEYRPASSPTFVGSHHSNSHRKVLELRRQKLILDQEQEQEQKQKQRRQLLGTCSLASVVGLPPAMRPLDALFHGLGSRGQFQSPEE; encoded by the exons ATGTTGGCCGGCGACAGAGCGTTAGAAGCAGGGGATAATTCCGTCATCGATGAGCTGCTCGACGAGTTTTTGAACGAGGAGGCAGAGAAGGCGCCGGGGCTCGCCGCCGCCTGCAACTCGACGGACTTTTTCTCGGCCACCGGCGAGGACAGCTTCAGCGATTTCTTGTTAGACGACGTCGGGACATTTTTGACCGACGACTACACGCCACCCAGTTCAGTGCTATATAATCAGATGGATTATTCGTCGATGGTCGCCGCAGAGTGTCGAGCCTCACTCAAGGCTAATTTTTCTGGAGATCATTTTGATTTATCTATGAAG GATGCCATCAGCGGTGGACTCGACGTGCCTAACGATGATTTGCAGTGGATTTCTAGTATCTTTGATGAAGCTTCCTTCTTCAGTGGCGAAAACATCCAAAAGACTCCCACCATCTCCGCCGGCGTCGATGAAAACTCAGACTCCAGGTCGCAAGCTGCCGAATCGGAGGTCTCTCACCCCGAACTTGGCATTAGAAAACCAGGCAGCAAGCGCCGCAACGATGACTCCCCCATATCGACGTTGGATTGGGAACTCGGTGTCCAATATGAGAATAGCAAGGCAGCGAATATTATGACGAcgctaaagaaaagaaaagcggcATGCGGGGCAGCGGCGGCGGCGTCAGAAGGGCGCAGGTGCCTACACTGCCAGACCGACAAGACACCGCAGTGGCGCTCCGGACCGGAGGGCCCCAAAACGCTCTGCAACGCCTGCGGGATGCGGTTCAAGTCCGGCCGCTTGGTGCCGGAGTACCGCCCGGCCTCCAGCCCCACCTTCGTGGGATCGCATCACTCTAACTCCCACCGGAAGGTGCTCGAGCTCCGACGTCAGAAGTTGATCCTCGATCAGGAACAGGAACAGGAACAGAAACAGAAACAGCGACGGCAGCTCCTCGGAACCTGCAGCCTTGCCTCCGTCGTCGGCCTTCCACCGGCGATGCGCCCTCTGGATGCGCTCTTCCACGGCCTGGGTTCCCGAGGTCAATTTCAATCTCCGGAAGAATAA
- the LOC122034265 gene encoding ultraviolet-B receptor UVR8-like: protein MSHKVVSVAAGEAHTLVLTADGSLFSWGRGTFGRLGTSKEDDELFPVPIASSDSSNVSQANYIGIATGAYHNLGLRDDGSVWSWGYNVYGQLGHDKENCSIPCLVEHFKGLDSPDSLPDASNAASTDASLKICTVKAGGMMSLAIDNHGSLWIWGNSPQATEHGQFCLSNSVVPLPVWHFHGHTVVKVACGNEHVVAVVSTGETYNGGNGDLVCYAWGNNKHGQLGLGDKESRSQPEIVSTFDEESPWVVYEVACGAYHTAILANKKSYDQEIESKCWTCGLGENGQLGHGTTQSSCVPRPLDSLPQDAFLISLDCGLFHTSVVSSTGEVWSWGMEKGLGLCPDASFTGTDAGDAHLPLRIRAPEVNGIRFTGPVQVACGAAHTVLVSDNGYKLWAWGRGRSGVLGTGLTTDSYAPSPVLWPPVEMTAKKGSNSRDSMPKTRDNEVGKLQETDQKLSAATEELNFLRTKLTLMERYANLLHISIFRKPLDERRLSQSLQESGVFDIRKELEGVLEKADDEELTRMEMFYRGMLSTVKEKLMKRRVKELVKECLSELATGRQHSSS from the exons ATGTCTCACAAGGTCGTCTCCGTCGCCGCCGGAGAAGCTCACACTCTCGTTCTTACTG CGGATGGAAGCTTGTTCTCTTGGGGAAGGGGGACATTTGGGCGGCTCGGCACCAGTAAGGAAGACGACGAGCTCTTTCCGGTTCCAATTGCATCTTCTGATAGTTCCAACGTGTCACAAGCCAACTACATAGGGATTGCTACTGGGGCTTACCACAATCTTGGCTTACGAG ATGACGGTTCTGTCTGGTCCTGGGGCTACAATGTCT ATGGTCAGCTTGGTCATGACAAGGAAAATTGCTCAATTCCTTGCTTGGTTGAACACTTCAAGGGACTTGACAGTCCGGATTCTTTGCCTGATGCATCAAATGCAGCTAGCACTGATGCTTCATTAAAG ATCTGTACTGTCAAGGCAGGAGGAATGAtgtctcttgcaatagacaatcaTGGGTCTCTATGGATTTGGGGAAACTCTCCACAGGCCACCGAACATGGGCAGTTTTGCCTCTCAAACAGTGTTGTTCCTCTTCCTGTGTGGCACTTCCATGGTCATACTGTTGTCAAAGTAGCCTGCGGAAATGAACATGTTGTTGCTGTAGTAAGTACTGGAGAAACATACAACGGAGGCAATGGTGACCTTGTATGCTACGCTTGGGGCAACAATAAACATGGTCAACTGGGATTAGGTGACAAGGAAAGCCGGTCGCAACCCGAAATCGTATCAACATTTGATGAGGAATCACCTTGGGTTGTCTATGAAGTTGCTTGTGGAGCATACCATACAGCAATTCTTGCTAATAAGAAGTCATATGACCAGGAGATTGAATCCAAGTGTTGGACATGTGGTCTTGGTGAAAATGGTCAACTTGGTCACGGGACTACTCAAAGCTCATGTGTGCCGAGGCCTTTAGATTCTTTACCGCAAGATGCTTTCTTGATTTCTCTCGATTGCGGCTTGTTTCATACTTCCGTTGTGTCTTCGACTGGTGAAGTGTGGTCTTGGGGAATGGAGAAGGGCCTCGGACTGTGCCCAGATGCTAGTTTCACTGGAACTGATGCTGGGGATGCACACCTTCCTTTGAGAATACGGGCTCCTGAAGTGAATGGCATAAGGTTTACTGGCCCCGTACAAGTTGCTTGTGGTGCAGCCCATACGGTTCTTGTTTCGGACAATGGTTATAAACTCTGGGCATGGGGTAGAGGAAGAAGTGGTGTCCTCGGCACCGGCTTGACCACCGACAGTTATGCTCCTTCACCTGTATTATGGCCTCCTGTTGAAATGACAGCCAAGAAAGGAAGCAATAGTAGAGATTCAATGCCGAAAACCAGAGACAATGAAGTTGGAAAGCTCCAAGAAACAGACCAAAAGTTGTCTGCTGCGACGGAAGAATTGAACTTTTTAAGGACAAAACTGACTCTGATGGAGCGATACGCCAATCTCCTACACATATCAATATTCAGGAAGCCACTGGACGAGCGAAGGCTATCCCAGTCACTGCAAGAGTCTGGTGTTTTTGACATCAGAAAGGAATTGGAGGGTGTTCTTGAAAAGGCAGATGATGAGGAGCTCACTCGAATGGAGATGTTCTATCGTGGTATGCTTTCTACCGTGAAGGAGAAGCTGATGAAGAGAAGAGTGAAAGAACTTGTGAAGGAATGCCTCAGTGAACTGGCTACTGGCAGGCAACACTCTTCCTCGTGA